ACACCAGTTCGCCAGCGTACATATTGCCGAACAGTCGCATACCGAGCGACACGGTCTTGGCACAGAATTCGATGATGTTGAGCAGCAGGTTCGGGATCCACAGGAGGAAGTGGTTACCGAACGGTGCGGTGAACAGCTCATGCATGAAGCCGCCAGCGCCCTTGATCTTGAAGCTGTAGAACAGCATCAGAATGAGCACGCCGACCGAGATACCGAGCGTGCCGTTAAGGTCGGCCGTCGGAACGATACGATGATGCGTGATGATGGAACCCAGACCGACCCAGCCGATCACCTTCGACGGCAGATCGACCGGCAGCAAGTCCAGCGAGTTCATGAGCGCGACCCAGACGAACACGGTCAGCGCGAGCGGCGCGATGAAGGCACGATTGCCGTGCACGATGCTCTTCGACTGGTCTTCGACCATTTCGACGAGCATTTCGACCGCAGCCTGGAAACGGCCCGGCACGCCCGAGGTTGCCTTGCGGGCGGCCAACCACAGAATGAAGCAGCCCAGAGCGCCCATCGCGATCGACCAGAACATGGTGTCCCAGTTGATGATCGAGAAATCGACGATGCTAGTCTGAGTCGAGCTCGCAAGGTTCTGCAGGTGGTGCGAAATGTACTCCGACGGGTTCGGAGCGTGGCCGGCTTCTACTGACATAGCGATCAAACACCCAATTATGAAAATCCGCACACGGTAGCGTGTCGACGCGTGAGCGGTTTTTCACCGCTACTTCAGTGCCATCGCAAGCCAATAGGCCTTGAGCGTCAGCACAAAGGTGACCAGGAACGCTACCCAATGCACATCGGGGTAACCGAACGCTACTGCCACCAACAACGCGATCGTCGTTGCTACCTTGACCGCTTCTCCCATCACTAACGAACCGACGGAGAGGCGATCACCTGACATTCTTAACCGCAGCGCAAACAATGCGCCCGGTATCCATCCAATCATTCCACCCAGCCATGCGGACACCGCCGCGTCTCGTGGCGATGCCGAGAGTAACCACCAGGCCAGTGTCGCTATCAGCGACAACAGCGCCTGGGCTCCCACCACCCTGAATGGAGTCACACGGGATGCGCGCCCCACATCGGGACCGAACAGGCGCTCGGCCTGCGCACGCGTGAGCGGAACGATAGTTTCTTGCTCCTGCTCGTCGTCCCAAGCCTCTGTTGCATGCGCCGGCGCTTGCGGTTTCGGTTCCAAGTTCGACCGGTTTTGATCGGTCATCTCGTAGCCTCCCCGCCCGACTCGTGCAAACGAATGGGCTCTTCAAGCAGTTTAAACCCGCGAGATTTTACGGGAAATTACGAAGGCCAGTCAATCTAAACGCGCAACAAATTCGCCGAAACTGCACAGTGCATGCTTCGATTTGGCGGCAACTCTCACGGAGCGCGATTTTTCTCATGGTGCAGCGCGGCATTACGCGCAAACGCCGCACATTCCCC
The Pandoraea oxalativorans genome window above contains:
- the atpB gene encoding F0F1 ATP synthase subunit A; this translates as MSVEAGHAPNPSEYISHHLQNLASSTQTSIVDFSIINWDTMFWSIAMGALGCFILWLAARKATSGVPGRFQAAVEMLVEMVEDQSKSIVHGNRAFIAPLALTVFVWVALMNSLDLLPVDLPSKVIGWVGLGSIITHHRIVPTADLNGTLGISVGVLILMLFYSFKIKGAGGFMHELFTAPFGNHFLLWIPNLLLNIIEFCAKTVSLGMRLFGNMYAGELVFLLIALLGGIWSFGADASVLGFVGHIIAGTAWAIFHILIVLLQAFIMMMLTLVYIGQAHDHH
- a CDS encoding ATP synthase subunit I, with amino-acid sequence MTDQNRSNLEPKPQAPAHATEAWDDEQEQETIVPLTRAQAERLFGPDVGRASRVTPFRVVGAQALLSLIATLAWWLLSASPRDAAVSAWLGGMIGWIPGALFALRLRMSGDRLSVGSLVMGEAVKVATTIALLVAVAFGYPDVHWVAFLVTFVLTLKAYWLAMALK